One genomic region from Candidatus Omnitrophota bacterium encodes:
- a CDS encoding tryptophan synthase subunit alpha, giving the protein MRVPFRPRRQGHGDREKSRAELQKMKSQKRIASALSGTVPNTIKFSVFEGCGINAAARGKALNIFFVAGVPDMKTSAEALRKLPACGCDIIEIGVPYSDPLADGPVIRGAYTMALKKGVTLKKVLELVKAERKNVPVPIVLMIYSNLVLRKGADNFIREAVGSGVNGVIVPDMMYPYSKDFALLCRESGLAFIPLVAPATEKERIKEISASGDGFLYYVNVEGITGAREKLPAGIASRLREVSEASVLPVMSGFGIPRPEHVKAIKKYVDGVIVGSAVQKELNAGRKPWALVKELKCSFS; this is encoded by the coding sequence ATGCGTGTGCCTTTCCGGCCGCGGCGACAAGGACATGGCGATAGAGAAAAGTCTCGCGCGGAGCTTCAAAAAATGAAAAGTCAAAAACGCATTGCGTCGGCACTATCAGGAACCGTCCCCAATACCATAAAATTTTCGGTTTTTGAAGGCTGCGGGATTAACGCTGCCGCGCGGGGGAAAGCCCTCAACATATTTTTTGTCGCGGGAGTGCCGGACATGAAGACTTCCGCGGAAGCCTTAAGAAAACTCCCCGCCTGCGGATGCGACATCATAGAAATCGGCGTGCCGTATTCTGATCCTCTCGCCGACGGGCCCGTCATAAGGGGCGCCTACACGATGGCGCTGAAAAAGGGCGTCACCCTCAAAAAGGTGCTGGAGCTGGTAAAGGCCGAGCGTAAAAATGTGCCGGTGCCCATTGTGCTGATGATATACAGCAATCTTGTGCTTCGCAAAGGAGCGGATAATTTTATAAGAGAAGCCGTGGGAAGCGGCGTAAACGGGGTGATAGTGCCGGATATGATGTATCCGTATTCAAAAGATTTCGCCCTCCTGTGCCGCGAGTCCGGCCTGGCCTTTATACCTCTTGTCGCTCCGGCGACGGAGAAAGAAAGGATAAAGGAAATATCCGCCTCCGGCGACGGATTCCTTTATTATGTCAATGTTGAGGGCATAACGGGAGCGAGGGAAAAGCTCCCCGCGGGGATCGCGTCCAGGCTCAGGGAAGTGTCAGAGGCTTCAGTCCTTCCTGTTATGAGCGGTTTCGGCATACCCCGCCCGGAGCATGTGAAAGCCATAAAAAAATATGTTGACGGGGTCATCGTCGGCAGCGCCGTGCAGAAAGAGCTCAATGCCGGCAGAAAACCCTGGGCTCTGGTAAAGGAGTTGAAATGTTCTTTTTCATAA
- a CDS encoding acetyl-CoA carboxylase carboxyltransferase subunit beta: protein MFFFIKKSDDGLWMKCASCNEITYRKQLVANSYVCSKCGSYFRIGGKEYIDLLTDEGSFTEYFSDIKPTDPLKFYDVKKYAKKLKEAQKKTGDNDAFICGLCSINGVSAAIGALNFAFMGGSMGSVVGEKIVMLTEKAVRDKLPVVIVSASGGARMQEGILSLMQMAKTSGALAKLANEKLPFISVLTNPTTGGVSASFAFLGDVIMSEPKALIGFAGPRVIEQTIRQKLPEGFQKAEFLLEKGQIDMIVERGELKNKISEILNILKGGKS, encoded by the coding sequence ATGTTCTTTTTCATAAAAAAATCCGACGACGGCCTGTGGATGAAATGCGCCTCATGCAATGAGATCACATACAGGAAGCAGCTCGTGGCCAATTCCTACGTCTGTTCCAAGTGCGGAAGTTATTTCCGTATAGGAGGAAAAGAATACATAGACCTTCTGACCGACGAAGGCAGTTTTACGGAATATTTCTCCGATATAAAACCCACCGATCCTCTCAAATTCTATGATGTTAAAAAATACGCCAAAAAACTCAAGGAAGCCCAGAAAAAAACGGGCGACAATGACGCTTTTATCTGCGGATTGTGCTCCATAAACGGCGTCAGCGCGGCGATAGGCGCGCTCAATTTCGCTTTTATGGGCGGGAGCATGGGCTCGGTCGTCGGCGAAAAGATAGTGATGCTCACGGAAAAAGCCGTCAGGGACAAACTGCCCGTTGTCATAGTCTCAGCATCGGGCGGAGCGCGCATGCAGGAAGGTATCCTTTCGCTGATGCAGATGGCCAAAACTTCCGGGGCCCTGGCGAAACTCGCGAATGAGAAGCTGCCCTTTATATCCGTTCTGACAAATCCCACCACGGGCGGTGTGAGCGCGAGTTTTGCTTTTCTCGGGGATGTTATAATGAGCGAGCCTAAGGCGCTCATCGGTTTCGCCGGGCCGCGCGTGATAGAGCAGACCATAAGGCAGAAACTTCCGGAGGGTTTTCAAAAGGCGGAATTCCTGCTTGAAAAGGGACAGATAGACATGATCGTCGAAAGGGGCGAACTGAAAAATAAAATATCGGAAATTCTGAATATTCTCAAAGGAGGGAAATCATGA